One Maribacter cobaltidurans genomic window carries:
- the pxpA gene encoding 5-oxoprolinase subunit PxpA: protein MRQIVIDINCDVGEGIENEPKLFPFISSCNIACGGHTGDKDTMLQTIHLAKENQVKIGAHPSYPDKNNFGRVSMNMDHGKLSDSIKEQLHQLHEICTAEGVTWQHIKPHGALYNDIAKDGELASVFLESIEEYKSDVVLFVPYGSAIQNRAKEYGFKTKIEAFADRNYNDDLSLVSRSNTNALIKRPDEVLRHIVRMAKEKKVLTVNNELKPIQAETYCIHGDTPEALQILMYITQELPKHHIVLSQ, encoded by the coding sequence ATGCGACAGATTGTTATCGATATCAATTGCGATGTAGGTGAGGGGATAGAGAATGAACCCAAGCTGTTTCCTTTTATTTCTTCTTGCAATATTGCCTGTGGCGGACATACGGGTGATAAGGATACGATGCTTCAAACGATTCATTTGGCAAAAGAGAATCAGGTCAAAATAGGGGCTCATCCATCCTATCCGGACAAGAATAATTTTGGTAGGGTATCTATGAACATGGACCACGGGAAATTGTCAGATAGCATCAAAGAACAGTTGCATCAATTGCATGAAATTTGCACCGCTGAAGGCGTTACATGGCAACACATAAAACCACACGGAGCGTTATATAATGATATTGCTAAGGACGGCGAATTGGCATCAGTTTTTTTGGAATCGATAGAGGAGTATAAATCCGATGTGGTTTTGTTCGTTCCCTATGGATCTGCAATACAGAATAGGGCCAAGGAATACGGGTTTAAAACGAAGATTGAAGCTTTTGCCGATAGAAACTACAACGATGATCTAAGCCTTGTCTCTAGGTCCAATACCAATGCACTCATAAAGCGGCCCGATGAAGTGCTGCGCCATATAGTACGTATGGCTAAGGAAAAAAAGGTGTTGACCGTAAATAATGAGCTTAAGCCTATCCAGGCGGAGACCTATTGTATACATGGGGATACGCCAGAGGCTTTACAAATATT
- a CDS encoding Nramp family divalent metal transporter translates to MFKKLGPGVLVAAAFIGPGTVTACMLAGVSFGYSLLWAMLLSILATMVLQEMSARLGIITQKGLAEVIRQEVSNTYVRTFVVVIILSAIVIGNAAYEAGNIGGGSLGLEAIFGATYTSYFPFVIGLLAFGLLFIGNYKLLEKVFISLVLIMSLSFVVTAVLTQPDIVQIVKGLLLPKVDGENLLTVIALVGTTVVPYNLFLHASLVSEKWKSKEDLKFARRDTFVSIFVGGIVSLCIIISAASIDLEKVNNVMDMTKALEPLYGASARYFMGIGLFAAGVTSAITAPLAAAYVASNCFGWKSGLTHYKFRLVWMLILGLGVFFLSFDIKPIEIIKFAQVANGILLPVIAIFLLWVVNRVSVMGKNGNTLLQNSIGISIVILSVILGVKSILKVFEVF, encoded by the coding sequence AGGTCCTGGAACGGTAACGGCCTGCATGTTGGCGGGGGTGTCGTTTGGATATTCGCTCCTTTGGGCCATGCTCCTTTCCATTCTGGCCACCATGGTATTGCAGGAAATGTCGGCCAGATTGGGAATCATTACGCAAAAAGGCTTGGCCGAAGTAATACGGCAGGAGGTATCCAACACTTATGTTAGAACTTTTGTAGTAGTCATCATACTCTCCGCCATAGTTATAGGAAATGCTGCCTATGAAGCGGGAAATATTGGTGGTGGTTCATTGGGGCTGGAAGCCATTTTCGGTGCTACATATACATCCTATTTTCCTTTTGTGATTGGCTTATTGGCCTTTGGTCTTCTTTTTATAGGAAATTATAAGTTGTTGGAAAAAGTATTTATATCCTTGGTCCTGATCATGAGTCTGTCCTTTGTGGTTACTGCCGTATTGACCCAACCAGATATAGTACAAATTGTTAAAGGTTTATTGTTGCCCAAGGTAGATGGTGAAAATTTATTGACGGTCATCGCCTTGGTAGGAACAACGGTGGTACCTTATAATTTATTCCTCCATGCCTCTCTGGTAAGCGAGAAATGGAAATCCAAGGAAGACCTTAAATTTGCCAGGCGAGATACCTTCGTTTCTATCTTTGTAGGAGGTATAGTATCCCTTTGTATTATTATCTCCGCTGCATCGATAGACTTGGAAAAGGTCAACAACGTTATGGACATGACCAAGGCATTGGAGCCCTTATATGGTGCAAGTGCCCGATACTTTATGGGGATAGGACTTTTTGCCGCCGGAGTTACTTCGGCCATAACCGCTCCATTGGCCGCCGCTTATGTAGCTTCCAATTGTTTCGGGTGGAAGAGCGGACTTACCCATTATAAGTTTAGATTGGTGTGGATGCTTATTTTGGGATTGGGAGTGTTTTTTCTTTCCTTTGATATAAAACCTATAGAAATTATCAAGTTTGCCCAAGTGGCCAATGGAATTCTTTTACCTGTAATTGCCATATTTTTACTTTGGGTGGTCAACCGGGTGAGCGTCATGGGTAAAAATGGGAATACCTTACTTCAGAATAGTATTGGAATAAGCATCGTAATCTTGTCCGTTATATTGGGAGTAAAAAGTATTCTTAAGGTTTTTGAAGTTTTTTAA